The following DNA comes from Microbacterium foliorum.
GGCTACGGCTACATCATGGAGTACCCGATCGCGCGGGCCTTCACCGATGCCCGTGTGCACCGCATCTACGGCGGCACGAACGAGATCATGCGCGACCTCGTCGGTCGTCAGATCGTCGGCAAGCGCTGACGCATCGCAGGTTCGAAGGGCCCCGGATGCCGGCATCCGGGGCCTTTCGCGTGCGCGGCGGGTCTGTGCCTAGTGGATCGTCCTCACCGGGCACGGATTCGGACGGCAGGCGCGACGCGCCGGAGCCGGATGTCGGATCACGGCAGGCCGAACGCCGGGATCCGAATCTGTGCTCGGTAGACATCCGGCCGGAGCTGGCGGGCGGTCGAAGAGTGGTAAGAAGGATGCTACTCGAGTAGCATCTCACCATGACGAACGCCAAAGTGAGTCTGAGTCTGAGCGAAGGAGATATCGCGTTCCTCGACCTGGAGACACTGAGCGGTAGGTACGCCTCTCGCTCGGCCGCGGTCCAGGATGCTGTTCGGCTCCTGCGCGAGAGTCGACTCGCCGATGCTTATGCAGAAGCCTTCGCCGACGGGTACGACGACGAGTGGGACGCCGCTGACACCGATGGGCTCGCGTCCGCATGACGGATCCATCCATCCCCCTCTTGCGACGGGGGCAGATCGTCCTCGTGTCCTTCGATCCGGTGATCGGATCCGAAACGAGCAAGACCAGACCGGCGGTGCTCGTGAGCAACAACGCCGCGAACGCTGTGGCCATGCGGTCACCGCGCGCAACCGTGACCGTCGTGCCCGTCACGTCCAACATCGTCCGGCTATGGCCGTTCCAGGTGCTTCTACCCGCCGATGCGACCGGTCTCGCGCAGGATTCGAAGGCGCAGGCGGAGCAGGTGCGCACCGTCGCCGTCACCAGGATCGTGCGCCCGATCGGCTGGGTGCCGGCCGATCTCGTCGCCGCGATCGATGATGCCCTTCGACTGCATCTCTCGCTCTGAGGCTCGAGCGCGTTCAGCTCGAGGTGTAGAGAGCGGAACCCGGGCGCGGGCACAGCTTCGGAGCGCAGCCGGCGACGCGCCGTCGCAGGGGCGATCGCTCAGCGTGGCATCGCCCGACTCCGAAGTTGTGCGCGGGAGCGGGGAGGTAGGCGGTCGCGACGTCAGCGCGGCAGGCGTGCTCCGACGCCGGCCCTCCGCAGCCGGTCGGCGATCAGGATGCCGAGGGCGGTGGCTCCGAGGCAGCTGGCGAGGGTGACGGCGAAGAACGTGATCTGCAAGGGGAGCTCGAAGCTGCCGAGGTTGAACGACGCCCACGCGAGCACCGGGTAGACGACGCCGACGATCGCGGCGCCGAGGTAGTGCAGCCAGGTTCCCCAGTAGCGCCACAGCACGAAGAGGAACGGCAGTTCGGTGAACGCCGCCCACCACAGGTTGGTGGCCACGCTGCTGAAGCCGTATCCCGAGAACGGCACGATGACGAGCCCTGTCAGCAGGCCCACCAGCAGACCCACGAGGGGGCGGCGCAGCAGGCGCAGGGCGATGACCGAGGGAAGCAGCCACAGACCGGCCAACCCGACGCTGACGAAGGGGAGACCCGGGAAGAGGACCGTCGAGATCCAGTTCGCCGGGGCCAGCAGCGCCGCACCGGCGACGCCCAGCGCGGCACACGTCAGGAGGATCGCCGTCGGGACGCGGAAGCGCGAGCGTCGGCCGGTGCGGGGTCGATTCTGCATCTCAGGCGGCGACTTCCGGTGTGTTTCTGATCCCGCCTCGGGCGTCCGGTGCGTTTCTGACCCCGCCTCGGTCCCCTGACCCGTGTTCGGCTTCGGCTCCGCAGCATCCGTCCCGCTCATGAGAGGGGCTCCGCTGCCGCGTCGCGGGCTGCCTTCGACGTGGGCGACGCCGCGCCGATCTTCCAGTATCCGCAGAAGCTGACCGCGTTCTTGTCGACACCGCGCTCGCCGACGAGATGCTTGCGGGCGCCGGAGGCCAGGGACTGCTCGCCGGCCGCATAGGCGTGGAACGGCGCCTCGGGCAGTGTCAGTTCGCGCAATCGGGCGAGGGCGAAAGACCCCGGGTCGAACTCGTGCGGGCGCACGAGCCAGACGATGTCCACACCCGACGGATGCGAGAAGTCCAGCGCATCCTCCTGGGACGGCACCTCGATGATCGCCGTGCCTGCGGCGTGCGCGGGGAGCGAGGCGCAGATCGAGGCGATCGCGGGCAGCGCCGTCTCATCGCCGACCAGCACGACGCGATCCGTTCCGCGCTGCGGGTTGAACGTCAGCCCCTCGTCGATGATCAGCACGTGCTCGCCGGGCGTGCAGGTCTCCGCCCATCGCGACGCGGGGCCGGCAGTGCCGTCGGCCGCCGACCCGTGCAGCACGAAGTCGACGTCGATCTCGGCACCCGACTCGTCG
Coding sequences within:
- a CDS encoding ribbon-helix-helix domain-containing protein, giving the protein MTNAKVSLSLSEGDIAFLDLETLSGRYASRSAAVQDAVRLLRESRLADAYAEAFADGYDDEWDAADTDGLASA
- a CDS encoding type II toxin-antitoxin system PemK/MazF family toxin, giving the protein MTDPSIPLLRRGQIVLVSFDPVIGSETSKTRPAVLVSNNAANAVAMRSPRATVTVVPVTSNIVRLWPFQVLLPADATGLAQDSKAQAEQVRTVAVTRIVRPIGWVPADLVAAIDDALRLHLSL
- a CDS encoding ECF transporter S component, which translates into the protein MQNRPRTGRRSRFRVPTAILLTCAALGVAGAALLAPANWISTVLFPGLPFVSVGLAGLWLLPSVIALRLLRRPLVGLLVGLLTGLVIVPFSGYGFSSVATNLWWAAFTELPFLFVLWRYWGTWLHYLGAAIVGVVYPVLAWASFNLGSFELPLQITFFAVTLASCLGATALGILIADRLRRAGVGARLPR
- a CDS encoding siderophore-interacting protein — its product is MAYSKLVKPESAELIHLSVLRTERLSEHWMRVTLGGGEVEEFRPMGFDQWFRLFLPIGGDAGLDRVPAKANKMFGYLKFLRIPDGERPVMRNYSVREYRPATDESGAEIDVDFVLHGSAADGTAGPASRWAETCTPGEHVLIIDEGLTFNPQRGTDRVVLVGDETALPAIASICASLPAHAAGTAIIEVPSQEDALDFSHPSGVDIVWLVRPHEFDPGSFALARLRELTLPEAPFHAYAAGEQSLASGARKHLVGERGVDKNAVSFCGYWKIGAASPTSKAARDAAAEPLS